The sequence TTGAAATGATATATTTAAATGCATCATGCATCCATCCAGTTTTACAACCTTTTGGGCCGAATGGTGTTGCGCAATCCACCAAATTTTGTTCACTTAAATCCAATAATTCaccatatttaatataatagtGGCCTTCTAGAGCTCCGAGTGCACTAAATGACCAACATGATGcactaattattttttgaaaaataaaaaataatagagtttaattttattaaaatttactgaaaataaaaaaaaaaaaaaaatttccaacaatattattaaaaaagtaataattacCATGATCCTTGGTTTTTTACTTTACCCACAGCTCCATGATCTCTCCAATCAAATGATTTTGGAATTGTTGCATTAACATTATGTTTAAAAGGTGTTgctttaatatcattaattgGTCCAGATCTAGGTTCAGGtactaatttttcaaaaaatttatcagCAAATTCTTTTTGTGTTAAATCTgaatattcatttaaatccatttcaatattttcaccatttttatttctatgatttaaaataaaattgtaattatcttgaaaaatatcaaaacGTTTTAGATactctttattatttttataatgcttattatattttaccatccaatttttaaaaatatcatcaATTTTGCCTAGAGgtaaacaaaatgaaaaatttaccaataaacttaaaattagtaataataaaattaatatcctCATCCTATTTTAAAacctaaatttaatttttaaaaaacaaattaaccaaattaaaaaatttatatttatatttatttttttatttaaaaaaaaatcctttttttaaaaagaaaaagaa comes from Dictyostelium discoideum AX4 chromosome 2 chromosome, whole genome shotgun sequence and encodes:
- a CDS encoding hypothetical protein (Similar to Sarcophaga peregrina (Flesh fly) (Boettcherisca peregrina). cathepsin L (EC 3.4.22.15)); amino-acid sequence: MVKYNKHYKNNKEYLKRFDIFQDNYNFILNHRNKNGENIEMDLNEYSDLTQKEFADKFFEKLVPEPRSGPINDIKATPFKHNVNATIPKSFDWRDHGAVGKVKNQGSCASCWSFSALGALEGHYYIKYGELLDLSEQNLVDCATPFGPKGCKTGWMHDAFKYIISSGGVNLESQYPYTGKDEVCKFNQSEKEAKVSGFVMIPKFDESALMEAIALYGPVAVPIDTSTKEFQHLSGGIYYSDSCDPWNTIHAVLAIGYGTDENGVDYFLMKNSWGKSWGTNGFFKVKRGVKGKCGIVTAASYPIVA